One Gadus macrocephalus chromosome 17, ASM3116895v1 genomic window, ctcttggttctatgaacatccttactgtaccgacagcgacataatgttttttctctttcttctgacaaatgtacttttgtaagtctctttggataaaagcgtccaaaacgccctgaatgtaaaggtACGCAACACAGGTGTGCGTCTGCTGATTCATAGTCTCACTTATACAAAAGAGGTGGACAATGGAAGGTGTTCAGAACCGAGAGTCAAGTGTTTTTGCGCCGCCCTTAAACCCAGCGAGCCTCCAGTGTTTCATTCCTGACTCATCGTTCGTGTTTGAAGGGTCTGGAGATGAACTGGCATGAACTGAGTGCTTGAACGCTGTTCAGGTGATGCGAGTGTTCCTTCACCGCAGCCAGCTCCTCTTAGCAGTCCCCTAGGAAACACCTCTGGACCGTACATGTCGTTCCAGTGATTTATACACTCGCCATAAACGTCCATCATGATGACCGTTAAACATTACTTTCAGTTTGAGGCTCTCGTGGAAGAGGGGGACCCAGAGACCAACCACAGAGGGAGGCTGATGATGGACaggatatatacatatatataggagagagagagacagagacagagacagagacagagagggacagagagagagacagagacagatagggacagagagagagacagagacagagagggacagagagagagacagagacagatagggacagagagagagacagagacagagacagagagggacagagagagagacagagacagatagggacagagagagagacagagagggacagagagagagacagagacagagagggacagagagagagacagagagggacagagagagagagacagatagggacagagacagagacagagagagagagacacagagagagagtcacagacaaacagacagagagagacagagacagagagggacagagagagagacagagacagagagagagacagagacagagagggacagagagagagagagagacagatagggacagagacagagagagagagacacagagagagagagtcacagacaaacagacagagagagacagagggagacagagagagagacagagacagagagggacagagagagagtcacagacaaacagacagagagagccagacagagactCACGCTGCCAAAGTACTTGTCCAGCAGCTCCACGAAGCGGTGGATGACCTCCAGGGTGATGAGCTCGttgtcctgctcctccaccgcaCAGCAGAAGTACAGGCTGGCGtacctgaggaagaggaggaagaggaggaggaggaggaggaggaacgccTCGTTAGTGGAGGAACAGAGGCAGGTAAACCGCAGGACCCAATTAAACAATAATTGTCTTAATTGAAGAGAAGTTCCTTCTTCGTTAGAGGAGGGATGGGAACGAGGCTGGTGAATAAGGACCAATAGATGATTGCTCAATCAAGCAATAATTGCCATATTTCCACAACATGAATACAATGTCACACATTAAGTTTTTGTTTATTGGGTATCGGAAGCATAGAGCAGTGTTATAATCCCCTGTAGGCTGAGCATTTGTTAGCCCAAAAATATTTCTGTTTACTTGTTTTCCAGCCTCTGCAGAAAGTAATGAGCTCTGGATGaaagcacagtgtgtgtgtgtgtgtgtgtgtgtgtgtgtgtgtgtgtgtgtgtgtgtgtgtgtgtgtgtgtgtgtgtgtgtgtgtgtgtgtgtgtgtgtgtgtgtgtgtgtgtgtgtgtgtgtgtgtgtgtgtgtgtgtgtgtgtgtgtgtgtgtgtgtgtgtgtgtgtgtgtgcacacggcGCACGCGCCACCCACTGATTGATGAGACTGCTGTGTGCTACAAGAAGCTGGCTCAAGAGTTGGTTTACACCAACAGATGCTTGCTTACCGATCCTTGATGTGTTCTGGGCAACATCCACACTTATGCACACACTGATGGGTTGATGAAGTGAAGTTAGAAAAGTCCCGTTTCTCACATTCTAGGGGACATAATTGTACGTTGAGATTCTTTGTTCTGAGCGGTCTTTGTCGCTAAACGCCATCTGTGACAATCCACGAGAATGCCGAGAGGCTGCCTATGACACAACAATGTGATGTTCACAGCCCTGGTAGCCAGAAAGGCAGGAGTGATAAGACACTGTTAAGACACTGTTACTCTGCTAAAAATAACGTCTGCAACCACATCCGCTGACATTGATGCAGAAGCTGTCGAGATGTAGCCACATTCAAGATTAAATTACTTTGCTCACTTTTGGATGTTAAACTCAGTGTTTGGTGCTTGCAGCAAGTATAATTTTTTTGGTAAATACTGACAAGTAGACTTCAAAGATGACTGAGATCAGATCTCATGCGAGGCTGACGCATTTTCCTTCAAACCAATCTTAAAATAACTTCTATAGCATGCGTTGATGATTTCGAGGATTGATCGTCATAAGGAGTAATCATTCAAATATAACACAAGTCTGATCAAAGTCTTTGCAGAGATCTAAACTGCCAGGTATGACCGGCCCGGTTTGAAAAGGACCTCCGATATTCTTCCAGCACACAAAACCAAAAGCAGAGCTGAAGAATCGCCACCCTGTCAGCCTGTGAACTCTAAACTCCACAGAGCTGAAGAACCGCCACCCTGTCAGCCTGTGAACTCTAAACTCCACAGAGCTGAAGAACCGCCACCCTGTCAGCCTGTGAACTCTAAACTCCACAGAGCTGAAGAACCGCCACCCTGTCAGCCTGTGAACTCTAAACTCCACAGAGCTGAAGAACCGCCACCCTGTCAGCCTGTGAACTCTAAACTCCACAGAGCTGAAGAACCGCCACCCTGTCAGCCTGTGAACTCTAAACTCCACAGAGCTGAAGAACCGCCACCCTGTCAGCCTGTGAACTCTAAACTCCACAGAGCTGAAGAACCGCCACCCTGTCAGCCTGTGAACTCTAAACTCCACTCGAGACTCGCCGTATCGGTTACATGACAGCGGGTTGTCACGGTAACCCCGTCGTCACTCTGTCCCCGCCTCGGTTCCTACGGTAGTCACGCCAACGGCGATACGCAGCGTTGTGTAAACACACCCCAGGGCTCCAACGCGGCCGAGAGGCATTCAGTACATGACCTACCAGCGCCGGAGACGTGTGGGTGATGACTATGATCAATCTGAACATCAGAGATATTGATCATCATGGATATTACATCCTAGGATTCTCTCCGCCGTTTTATTATCAGTAACAGTTTCGTCAGCCCGGGTGCGATTTCCATTTTAGTTTTTTACGACAATGAGAAAGGGCTTTACAAGGTTCCTCCACACAGAGAAGCAGAAGCTGATATCATCTTTTCAGGGGAAGCCACGAGGCCTATCTCGTTATGAGGCCGTCCTCGTTAACCGTGCATGAGGCTGCAGTTTGACAGTTTGCTTTGGTAAAACTTGAAAAACTAGCTTGCAAAGGCAAACGACTGACAGTTAAACACTGTTTTtgccagtgttttttttttctgttaacAGCAGAAAGAAACATATGGCAGTGGGTTAGGAGACGGGAAATCATGACAGATTAACTCATCACTTTACTAAACATTGTTAATCTAAACTAAGACTAGATGAATACCATCTCCTCAAGTGCTTCTTTGTGAATTAATAACGCATAAACTCTGTCATCCTTTTACATTGAATTAAACTTTGCTAAATGAGTCACGATTCATTCCTCCCATAAAACATTTCGATAGCAACGGCAAACATCAGGAAGGCAGCGCTGACCCGTGATGTCACCGGGCCAGACGACGGGCCGTCGCACTGACCTCCGGCCGGTAAAGACATGACCGTCTTTAGTCATTTCTTCATAAAACAACTCACTCATTTGTTCGTGTAATCCGTCCAGATTCTGTTCACACGTTAAATGGAAATGTGGCGTCAATGTCTAGACTTAAGGATGACCTTGTGGGAGATATTCCCCTTGAAGGACATCCACCCTTTGGAAGGCGAGCGATGGCCCAGAATGCTGCCACCTGAAGTGGGACGTTCTCACACGCTCTGCTCCATGTGGGGCCTGTCCCACTAACCTTTATAGTATTTATAGGACAGACGGCGTCCTCTAAAAACACACCTAATTCCAAAACCAAATCATAACGCCAACTTTTCTCCAACATTCTCGCTATAAATCGTAAGGATAGTCCAGTTAACCTTTCAGTAAACAGCCATAGAAACTTCAATACAAATGTAAAGGTGTGAACGTCATCATTAATACAACGTAAACAGTAATGTAGGCGCTCGTAATAATCCCCTGAAAACACCACTAACACACCGGCTGGTGGCTGGTGGCAAACTTAATGTATTGTTGACCTGTTGTTGGCCTACTTCTACGACTCAAGTTCTGGAGTTGGGTGTTGGCGTTTGTTGGGCCCAAGCAGCCTCGTAATCTCCAACTGTTCTGTAGATCCACACACTCTGATGGGACTGCCTCTGGTTCCTTTACTTATCTCTGTTCCAGCGCTGCAACCTTAGAGCAGAGCCTCAGAGACTGGCCCAGACAACGTCTCACGGGTCGGAGTCACGACTGGTTCCTGTATTTTTTATTGCAGATAACGAGCGAGTTGAAGGCGAGccgagaccgagagagagcgagagagacccaCCCCCAACAGACCCTCtttagagagagacccaccactacagaccttagagagagacccaccactacagaccttagagagagaccctccactacagaccttagagagagaccctccactacagaccttagagagagacccaccactacagaccttagagagagacccaccactacagaccttagagagagacccaccactacagaccttagagagagaccctccactacagaccttagagagagacccaccactacagaccttagagagagacccaccactacagaccttagagagagaccctccactacagaccttagagagagacccaccactacagaccttagagagagacccaccactacagaccttagagagacccaccactacagaccttagagagagacccaccactacagaccttagagagagacccaccactacagaccttagagagagacccaccactacagaccttagagagagaccctccactacagaccttagagagagaccctccactacagaccttagagagagaccctccactacagaccttagagagagacccaccactacagaccttagagagagacccaccactacagaccttagagagagaccctccactacagaccttagagagagacccaccactacagaccttagagagagacccaccactacagaccttagagagagacccaccactacagaccttagagagagacccaccactacagaccttagagagagaccctccactacagaccttagagagagaccctccactacagaccttagagagagaccctccactacagaccttagagagagaccctccactacagaccttagagagagaccctccactacagaccttagagagagacccaccactacagaccttagagagagaccctccactacagaccttagagagagacccaccactacagaccttagagagagacccaccactacagaccttagagagagaccctccactacagaccttagagagagaccctccactacagaccttagagagagacccaccactacagaccttagagagagaccctccactacagaccttagagagagacccaccactacagaccttagagagagacccaccactacagaccttagagagagacccaccactacagaccttagagagagaccctccactacagaccttagagagagacccaccactacagaccttagagagagaccctccactacagaccttagagagagaccctccactacagaccttagagagagacccaccactacagaccttagagagagaccctccactacagaccttagagagagaccctccactacagaccttagagagagacccaccactacagaccttagagagagaccctccactacagaccttagagagagaccctccactacagaccttagagagagacccaccactacagaccttagagagagacccaccactacagaccttagagagagacccacccCCAACAGACCCTCTttagagagagaccctccactacagaccttagagagagacccaccactacagaccttagagagagaccctccactacagaccttagagagagaccctccactacagaccttagagagagacccaccactacagaccttagagagagaccctccactacagaccttagagagagaccctccactacagaccttagagagagacccacctCTTGTAGACGATCTTCAGGTCCCTCCACTCGAGGAAGCTGCACATCTTGGGCTTGCGGGCTAGCACCACCTGCATCAGCTCCCGCACCATCTTCTTCTTGTCCCGCTCCGCCGTGGCCGTGTACCACTTCTGCAGGCGCAGCTTGCCCTGTCGGCTGAACAGCAGCATGAACCGCATCTGGGGACAGAACACCTGTTAACATCTGGACACCTGTGAACATCTGGGGACAGAACACCTGTTAACATCTGGACACCTGTGAACATCTGGGGACAGAACACCTATTAACATCTGGGGAGAGAACCCTTGTTAACATCTGGGGAGAGAACCCCTGTTAACATcaggatcttttttt contains:
- the ap1s1 gene encoding AP-1 complex subunit sigma-1A — encoded protein: MMRFMLLFSRQGKLRLQKWYTATAERDKKKMVRELMQVVLARKPKMCSFLEWRDLKIVYKRYASLYFCCAVEEQDNELITLEVIHRFVELLDKYFGSVCELDIIFNFEKAYFILDEFLMGGEIQDTSKKSVLKAIEQADLLQEEDESPRSVLEEMGLA